AGCATTATTTAATTTTTCTAAAATCTTCTTTAAGGTTTCTTTATCTTCTTTACTAAGCTTATCCCAGTTATCGAGAACATAATCTACTAAAGAATCCAACTCAGTTATAGTCTGGCTTATTCTCTTCTCCTTTGGTTCTGCTCCAATTAATTCTCTTCCTTTATCGCTTAACTCATAAAATTTTTTAGTTCCTTCTATTTTTGCAACCTTAATTAGTCCTTCATCTTCTAAAACTTTTATCATAGGATATACTGAACCTGGCGATGGCCTCCACATACCCATACTTTCCTCTTCAACTTTTTCCATAATTTCAGCTCCAGTAAGAGGTCCTTCACTTGCCAGAAGATGAAGAATAATGTGCCTTAATCCTCTTCCATGTGAGTGAAAGTGCACAAATTAAAATATGGATCAAAACTTAAATATCTTCTTAATATAGTCGTACAAATTAAACCGCGTAATTATATAATATCTCTTAATATCTATATCCTGTACTAATATACTTACAGTAGCTGTTACTTAGAATGAAAGTTATTTACTATTTAACACTTCTAAACTTTCATAATTTTAATACGCTTACTAAATTACTTTTTGTTATTAGCTTCCGTCTTTCTAATATCAACTTTTAATAATTTATTCCTTCTTTAATAAGAATATTTTAACAATAATCATCTGTTTATAGAAATTTAAACCTTCTCTTTGTAAAGATTAACGTTAGCTACGTTTATATTACCTAGAAATGGAAAATTCTATATATAAAGAAAATGAAAAAGAATTTAGAATAAACTAGGCTTTAGATGTAAAGTAGTCATTTATTATTCCTACTATATTATATACTAAAAATAAGATGGCGTTATCTGATTACGTAAATATTAAGTTCATTTTATGTTAATAATTTTTATAAGCAATTTACATGCTTATATGAACTCAGACCACAAATGGCAAAGAAAGGCGGAAAGAAGCAAGGTCAACAACAAGGCGGAGAAAAGAAACAACAATAAAAAAAACTCTAGAAAGGCAATTTAATTTAAGTTAAAATCTTTTTTAAAGTTTTCTCTAATTCATTCTTAGCCCTTATAAACTATATAGATAATTAAGATTTTATTAAGAATTAAAAGATTATATTTATATTATTATATATAGTCTATTTCATTAAATGAATATAATCTTTTAATTGGAAAATAAAGCGTATAATGATCAAAATAATGAGAAATCAATAAATTTATTTTTTATATATATTAACCTACTACATGGATTTCGCTATACTTTTAGCAGCACTAGGTATAAGTTTATTAGAACTTTCAGAAGCTACAGCTGTAGCCATAATTTTTAGCGGAATATATAAAAATAATAAACCTTATCTTTATGCTATTTTAGGAATATTAGTAATCTTTATCCCTGTTTTTACTGTTGGTAAATATATTGTTTTACTGCCAATTACCTATGTTCTTCTTGGAGCATCTATAATCTTAGCCTATTTTGGTTATAGACTTATAAGAAGCGCAAGACGAAGCTTTAAAAAACTTTTAAGACCTAAACAAGAGGAAAAAGAAGAAGGAATAACTACAGTATTTGTTGTAGGAGCTACTGAAGCTTTAGAAGCAGGGCTAGTACTATTAGCGTTAATTCCACAAAGTTACATATCATCATTACTAGGTGCCGTCCTATCAGTAGTCATTCTAATACCATTAGCAATAGCTCTAAAATCAAGGCTAATGAAAATAAGAGTACCACAATTAAAGTTTGTACTATCAGCTCTTTTATTTAGCCTTGCAACATTATTCATTGGAGAAGCAACACTAGGTATAGATGAGATTTTCCTTCCTTTATTCTTTATAATATATCTAGGAATAAATTATGCGATTATCAAAATTTAAGAAAAATAATATTTAAAGAAAAAATATTAAATTTAAACTTTTTGCTCTTCTTTTTGAGCTTCTTTAACTGGTTTTCCTAGTACTGAATATGGAAATTGCTCGTAAATTAATGTTGCAATAACTAGAAGCAATATAGCTATTATTCCTACTGCAGCTACTTGACTTCCCGTTAAAGGTTTAGTCGCAGTATTTCCAGTTACTAAGATAGCAACTATGACCATCAATGCGAAGCCTAGTATGAAGATTACTTTGAAAGCTTTATCCATATTTTCTAGCCTTTTATCTTCTGATTGTGTAGCCATTCTTTTCACCTCTTTCTATATACGAAATGTGCAGTGATTAGCATAGCAGCAAATACTGCTGCAGTAAATTCTAATCCACTTATTGCCATCTGTAAGTCACCACTTAATATATGTCCGCTTGCGCATCCATCAGCCATTCTAGCTCCGAATAACATTAAATATGCACCACCAAAAGATCCTAAGAATCTTATGGCTTCATTATTTCCGAACCTCATTGCCCAGCTAGGAGGTATTATATTTCTGAATGACGTAAATCTTCTAGTTAAGAAGACAGCAGAGAAGAATGCACCCATTAATGTTCCAATATCACTAAATGGCTCCCATCCAATGCCTTTGAATACAATTTGACTGTATTTGAAGTTAGGTAAGAATAATTGTCCAGCTATCCATGAGTCAGTAGTAGATTCTCCGAAAATTTGATGCAAGAACATTTCTAGAACTACAGTTAACCCTACAATACCTGCTACTGATACCATAAACCATCTAGTTACATTGCTTTCTGTCGCATAGTATTCATTCATTTTCTTTGCAATACTTTTATCATTATAAGGTAACCCTCCATCAGTTAGATATCTTGCAGTATCCATATGCTTCTGAATTTCTATCGGAGTACTTCTTCTTTCAATATTTTCTCTTAAACAACTTCTGGCTCCTCCTTTATATCTAGGAGTATAATATGCTACAAGGAACATTGCAATAGCATAAACTATTGAAATTCCAAATAAATCAATTGGTGTAAGACCACTGAATGGTTGTATAATAAACGTGTCAACATGCTTTCCACCTAAAACTAGACTACCAAAATTAAGAGTGTTAACTAACCACTGACCAGCAGGTGTTTGATATAGAACTGTCCAGGTAGCAGCACCTAATATAGCACCAAATACAGCATATACAGCATCTCTTCTTCCTTCACCAAGAGCCATCCATATAGAACCTGGGAAATATCCAGAGATTGCTAAACCGGCACCAAATAGTAATCCTCCTATTCCAACACCTATAACATATAATGGCTTAGGACTAAAATGAAATCCAACTCCAGCAGCATATAATCCATATAATACTGGTGTAGATATTGCTAATCCTAATGTAATACATGCTACAAACAGTCTATCTTCCCACTTTGCTAACCTTATTAACGTTTCAGGATTCGCTATACCCCATGCTTCTGCAGCAGCACCTATAATAAAACCTATAAATAATCCAACCCACATTGGGGCTGTATATGTTATCGTTTCAATTCACCAAATATTACTTTTATATCACGTAAGATATAAGAATTTTTTATTAAAAAAACTTAAAAAACCATTAACAAAGTTAATTATTTACAACTATAAAATGAAAGCTAGATTCTGTTGAGTTTCTCATAAAAGTGAAGATATTAAATGTGATGCTATCTAGTCAAGATATTAAGGAACTAAGCTAGTTTTTGTTTAGTTGTTCAAAAGATTTTAACGCTTTTTTAAATATTTACCAAAAGAATTGAAGGTTATGTACAAGTGTTGTGATAAAGAATTTCAAGATGAGAAATCTTTCAAGAAACACATTAGTTCTAGCTATACACATTATTTAACTTCTTCAGATGTCGTAAAACTTAACTTACCTTCATCTTATATTGAAGATATTATACTAAATAAGGAAAAAGTATGTAGATTATTAGGACTTATTTATCTTGGAAATTATGCTATTATTCCATTAAAACTATCTAAAGTCGATAAACCCCTAGGAGGAATATTAAAGAGATCATTATTAGCTAAAATTAATGGGCCAACATTAGATTCTGGCTTAATAAACTACGAATTCAATTCCAAAAGTATAAAGTATAAAGTAAGTTTTAGATTGACTAGAATAGGAGATACTTCTAGGCTAAATATTATAGTAAGTTTCGAAGCCACATTGAATTATCTTGGAAAAATATTTCCTGGATTAGTAATAAAATCTATTAGCAATCTATTATCTCCTGAAGAATTAGTAGAAAGAATAAATCTCTTATCTGATCAGAAAGTCATAGCCTAATTTCAGCCAATTTTTGTGTATCGTCAGACATTAACCAATCTATAGCTTTTTTATGGTCATCGAATTCTTTTCCTTCGAAGTTATAGCTTGAAGCTAATTTCCATGGGCTAGTATTAGGAGATAATAACTCATAATTTATATTATTATTCCAGTGTCTAAGTGAATTGTATCCTTGATTATTTATAACTAGCACTTTCATTTTTCCACCGTATTTGCTAGCACTCCATAAAGCTTGAAAACTATAGTTAAAACTACCATCTCCCACTATCGCTAAACTCTTTTTACCGTAACTTGAATATCCAAAAGATGCTGGTATAGCCCATCCTATAAATCCTGCTCTATTAGAGTATAGAGATCCTTTCTTATAACCTAAAATATTTCTCACGATTTCTCTATATGAAGGCACTTCATCAAATACTGTATAATTTCTAAGGTTAGGATATAGAGTTTTTAGAATCTCTTCGACTTTATCATTTCTTGGATAAACAACTTTTTTTATTTCTCCATAGTGTGGTTTTGCATATTTTATAGCTTTAACTAAAAAATCCTTAGGATTACAAACTAAAGTTCTCCACGGCCTTTTACTTGCCTCTATCCAATCATATGTTACTTCTATTACTTTTTTAGATCCTAAAAGTTCTTCGTCAGGGAATAAAACATTGTTTACACTACCTCCAATAATTAATATGACATCATAATTATCCAGAACCTTATTTATTTCACTACTTCTTCTTGGTAAATCACCTGCAAAAAGTTTATGCGAAGAAATAAATGGAGGCCTAGAAGCAAAAGGTTCAGCATAAACTGGAGAATTTAATTTTTCAGCAAAGCTAGTAATTTCGTTAAAGGCATCAAAGGCATCAATTTCGTAACCAGATATTATAGCTACATTACCAGAATTAGCAATCTCCATTATTTCTTTTATATCATCTTCATTACAACATAGATTTACTTTATGATAAAATGGGTCAATATTGTACTTTATATCTTTACTTTCTAAATCTTCTGGAATAGATACGAATGTAGGACCATAAGGAGGAGTTAAGGCTAACTTTATAGCTCTATTTAAATACCTTATAGCCTCATATGTATTTTT
This genomic window from Acidianus manzaensis contains:
- a CDS encoding PadR family transcriptional regulator; amino-acid sequence: MHFHSHGRGLRHIILHLLASEGPLTGAEIMEKVEEESMGMWRPSPGSVYPMIKVLEDEGLIKVAKIEGTKKFYELSDKGRELIGAEPKEKRISQTITELDSLVDYVLDNWDKLSKEDKETLKKILEKLNNAFE
- a CDS encoding YeeE/YedE thiosulfate transporter family protein yields the protein MWVGLFIGFIIGAAAEAWGIANPETLIRLAKWEDRLFVACITLGLAISTPVLYGLYAAGVGFHFSPKPLYVIGVGIGGLLFGAGLAISGYFPGSIWMALGEGRRDAVYAVFGAILGAATWTVLYQTPAGQWLVNTLNFGSLVLGGKHVDTFIIQPFSGLTPIDLFGISIVYAIAMFLVAYYTPRYKGGARSCLRENIERRSTPIEIQKHMDTARYLTDGGLPYNDKSIAKKMNEYYATESNVTRWFMVSVAGIVGLTVVLEMFLHQIFGESTTDSWIAGQLFLPNFKYSQIVFKGIGWEPFSDIGTLMGAFFSAVFLTRRFTSFRNIIPPSWAMRFGNNEAIRFLGSFGGAYLMLFGARMADGCASGHILSGDLQMAISGLEFTAAVFAAMLITAHFVYRKR
- a CDS encoding thiamine pyrophosphate-binding protein codes for the protein MLGDKIFELLKQFSDRVYGNPGTTELSFIKYLPSDFKYYLALQDGVAVGMAEGYYLASNKLAIANLHAAPGLSNALGFIYTALTDRVPLLIIGGQQTSSYLTDEPRLYGDLSNISKPLVKASFEAKNTYEAIRYLNRAIKLALTPPYGPTFVSIPEDLESKDIKYNIDPFYHKVNLCCNEDDIKEIMEIANSGNVAIISGYEIDAFDAFNEITSFAEKLNSPVYAEPFASRPPFISSHKLFAGDLPRRSSEINKVLDNYDVILIIGGSVNNVLFPDEELLGSKKVIEVTYDWIEASKRPWRTLVCNPKDFLVKAIKYAKPHYGEIKKVVYPRNDKVEEILKTLYPNLRNYTVFDEVPSYREIVRNILGYKKGSLYSNRAGFIGWAIPASFGYSSYGKKSLAIVGDGSFNYSFQALWSASKYGGKMKVLVINNQGYNSLRHWNNNINYELLSPNTSPWKLASSYNFEGKEFDDHKKAIDWLMSDDTQKLAEIRL